From the genome of Deinococcus sp. JMULE3, one region includes:
- a CDS encoding FAD-dependent oxidoreductase: protein MFGSPSPRSRPQPGHLYDVAVVGAGLAGTELAWRLARAGLDVLLVSQALDHLGNLYQPTTAGVTFPQGSLFEEVRAALHPDTDGWTFHRHLKARVEETSGIHLLQSTVTALDEETVPDGGGQIVLSTWEGPKLHARLGVLAVGAFLKGRLLVGDTMDEAGRLSEVAYDFLADDLTASGIWLIGAERRAEGEGVEPPYDVRFLTPAPSELDGFRVNRLERVRMLGQCTPGEHTYDSVLQDAARLADDLLADLNGGRA from the coding sequence ATGTTTGGTTCGCCCTCTCCGAGAAGTCGCCCGCAACCGGGGCATCTGTATGACGTGGCCGTGGTCGGTGCCGGACTGGCGGGCACCGAGCTGGCGTGGCGGCTGGCGCGCGCGGGGCTGGACGTACTGCTGGTGTCGCAGGCGCTCGATCACCTGGGGAACCTGTACCAGCCGACCACGGCGGGCGTGACCTTCCCCCAGGGCAGTCTGTTCGAGGAGGTGCGCGCCGCGCTGCACCCCGACACGGACGGCTGGACCTTCCACCGGCACCTGAAGGCCCGCGTGGAGGAGACGAGCGGCATTCACCTGCTCCAGAGCACCGTCACCGCGCTGGACGAGGAAACTGTGCCCGATGGAGGGGGGCAGATCGTGCTGTCCACCTGGGAAGGCCCGAAACTGCACGCGCGGCTGGGCGTGCTGGCCGTCGGCGCGTTCCTGAAGGGCCGCCTGCTCGTGGGGGACACCATGGACGAGGCCGGGCGGCTCAGCGAGGTCGCGTACGACTTCCTGGCGGACGACCTGACCGCCAGCGGCATCTGGCTGATCGGTGCGGAACGCCGCGCCGAGGGCGAGGGCGTCGAACCGCCCTACGACGTGCGCTTCCTGACGCCCGCCCCCAGCGAACTCGACGGCTTCCGCGTGAACCGCCTGGAGCGCGTGCGGATGCTGGGCCAGTGCACGCCCGGCGAGCACACGTACGACAGCGTGCTGCAAGACGCAGCCCGCCTCGCCGACGACCTGCTGGCTGACCTGAACGGGGGGCGCGCATGA
- a CDS encoding RluA family pseudouridine synthase produces MSDDAPSNSGFAFRSQVRAGGERVLAFLAREYRHSDAATWAARLAAGEVEVRGVAARGDEVLRAGDVVVWHRPPWREEAVPLDYAVLLEDDALVAVSKPSGLPTLPGAGFLTHTLLTQVRLRYPGASPLHRLGRGTSGAVLFARTGSAGAALSRAWREHEVGKMYRALAVGEPEWDTLDIRTPIGPVPHPRLGSVFAASAGGKASRSVATVRERRAGQTLLDVAIHTGRPHQIRIHLAAAGHPLVGDPLYGPGGRPLPDLPGLPGDLGYRLHAWTLHFTHPVTGEAVRVEAPPPDALRTAPER; encoded by the coding sequence ATGTCCGACGACGCCCCGTCCAATTCCGGTTTCGCGTTCCGCTCGCAGGTGCGCGCGGGTGGGGAGCGGGTGCTGGCGTTCCTGGCGCGCGAGTACCGGCATTCGGACGCGGCGACGTGGGCCGCGAGGCTGGCGGCGGGTGAGGTGGAGGTGCGGGGCGTCGCCGCGCGGGGGGACGAGGTGCTGCGCGCCGGGGACGTGGTCGTGTGGCACCGCCCCCCGTGGCGGGAGGAGGCGGTCCCGCTGGACTACGCCGTGCTGCTGGAGGACGACGCGCTGGTCGCGGTCAGCAAACCGTCGGGCCTGCCGACGCTACCGGGCGCGGGGTTCCTGACGCACACGCTGCTCACGCAGGTGCGGCTGCGGTATCCGGGCGCGAGTCCGCTGCACCGGCTGGGGCGCGGCACGAGCGGCGCGGTGCTGTTCGCCCGCACGGGATCGGCGGGTGCGGCCCTGTCCCGCGCGTGGCGGGAACACGAGGTGGGGAAGATGTACCGCGCGCTGGCCGTGGGCGAACCGGAGTGGGACACGCTGGACATCCGCACGCCCATCGGGCCGGTGCCCCACCCGCGCCTGGGCAGCGTGTTCGCCGCCAGCGCCGGCGGGAAGGCGTCGCGCAGCGTGGCGACGGTGCGCGAACGCCGCGCCGGGCAGACGCTGCTGGACGTGGCGATCCACACCGGGCGACCCCACCAGATCCGCATTCACCTCGCCGCCGCCGGGCACCCGCTGGTGGGCGACCCACTGTACGGGCCGGGCGGCCGCCCGCTGCCGGACCTGCCAGGACTGCCGGGCGACCTGGGGTACCGGCTGCACGCCTGGACGCTGCACTTCACGCACCCCGTCACGGGAGAGGCCGTGCGGGTCGAGGCGCCGCCGCCGGATGCGCTGCGGACCGCGCCGGAACGCTGA
- a CDS encoding HD domain-containing phosphohydrolase, translating into MAPDPPVPTRRAAWRVAVRDSLLGAPAWLYALLTLTLLSAALSAVVIQDVARHQRTLLTLADARTAAFALSAVEWQARARGELDADLSAEARACLADLRRFTGQLGQLSRDDLLLARVHPHAPGDHTLNRQVAAYTGAVQTLLDLIARGQLEAAAQVDETQVDPAFTALRDRIGDVRAAEEATVEIGRQLTLLLTALTALGALVTAGLLAARLNRSLHQARAWHAEAKRQREREERDPLTGLWNRRSLQRQFTLAQAAGPLGVAVLDLNRLKAINDLGGHGAGDAHLTRVAHALQAALPEGGVAARLGGDEFVLLLPRLTGHQTTQLLEDVAAQLNSPGDTLPPFAVGVTQVTAVTSLERVLALADAAMYEDKERQRAQAGRDTRLGASVEEFTSRLEQFETPQEVLEEGLGMARDMLGFQASTYLERQGDTFVLTRLDGEVPAPMRGTLGQPFTGRRGLTAEVIEHSATRWSNDYPAEPHVLTAWLEGGLKSILLVPVRYGGRVMGVISLLHFGTWRVVTPQARRLTEALASRLGHTLEQQAALEHLRHAVQGGLLALGAALEERDLETAGHTARVVTLSERLGARLGLGETALHALQQGASLHDIGKLAIPDAILLKPGPLDAQEWEVMQHHAARGHDIAHRLQGLLPATLDVIRHHHEHWDGSGYPDRLRGEEIPLAARIFAVCDVYDALTHPRPYKAAWPHERAVAEIRARRGTQFDPQVVDTFLTLIEATRAAQTDPPTDAQEQPLSRS; encoded by the coding sequence ATGGCCCCCGACCCGCCCGTCCCCACCCGCCGCGCCGCGTGGCGGGTCGCGGTGCGGGACAGCCTGCTGGGCGCCCCGGCGTGGCTGTACGCCCTGCTGACCCTGACGCTGCTGTCGGCCGCGCTGAGCGCCGTGGTCATCCAGGACGTCGCGCGGCACCAGCGGACCCTGCTGACCCTGGCCGACGCCCGCACGGCCGCGTTCGCGCTGAGTGCCGTCGAGTGGCAGGCCCGCGCGCGTGGCGAGCTGGACGCCGACCTGAGCGCCGAGGCCCGCGCGTGCCTCGCGGATCTGCGCCGGTTCACCGGTCAGCTCGGGCAGCTGAGCCGCGATGACCTGCTGCTCGCGCGGGTGCATCCACACGCCCCCGGGGATCACACGCTGAACAGGCAGGTCGCGGCGTACACCGGCGCCGTCCAGACCCTGCTGGACCTGATCGCACGCGGGCAACTGGAGGCCGCCGCGCAGGTGGACGAGACGCAGGTCGACCCGGCCTTCACGGCGCTGCGCGACCGCATCGGCGACGTCCGCGCCGCAGAGGAAGCCACCGTCGAGATCGGCCGTCAACTGACGCTGCTGCTGACGGCCCTGACCGCGCTGGGCGCGCTCGTCACGGCGGGCCTGCTCGCCGCACGCCTGAACCGCAGCCTGCATCAGGCCCGCGCGTGGCACGCCGAGGCCAAACGCCAACGGGAACGTGAGGAACGCGACCCGCTGACCGGCCTGTGGAACCGCCGCAGCCTGCAGCGGCAGTTCACGCTGGCGCAGGCGGCCGGGCCGCTGGGCGTGGCGGTGCTGGACCTCAACCGCCTGAAGGCCATCAACGATCTGGGCGGGCACGGCGCCGGGGACGCGCACCTGACCCGCGTCGCCCACGCGCTGCAGGCCGCGCTGCCCGAGGGGGGCGTCGCGGCCCGGCTGGGCGGGGACGAGTTCGTGCTGCTGCTGCCGCGCCTCACGGGCCATCAGACGACGCAACTGCTGGAGGACGTCGCCGCGCAGCTGAATTCGCCGGGCGACACCCTGCCCCCCTTCGCGGTGGGTGTCACGCAGGTCACGGCCGTCACGTCCCTGGAACGCGTGCTGGCCCTGGCGGACGCCGCCATGTACGAGGACAAGGAACGCCAGCGGGCCCAGGCGGGCCGCGACACCCGCCTGGGCGCCAGCGTGGAGGAATTCACCAGTCGCCTCGAACAGTTCGAGACGCCGCAGGAGGTCCTCGAGGAGGGACTGGGCATGGCGCGGGACATGCTGGGCTTCCAGGCCAGCACGTACCTGGAACGCCAGGGGGACACGTTCGTCCTGACCCGCCTGGACGGCGAGGTGCCCGCCCCGATGCGCGGCACCCTGGGGCAGCCTTTCACCGGGCGGCGCGGCCTGACCGCCGAGGTGATCGAGCACAGCGCCACCCGCTGGAGCAACGACTACCCGGCCGAACCGCACGTCCTGACCGCGTGGCTGGAGGGGGGCCTGAAGAGCATCCTGCTCGTCCCGGTGCGGTACGGGGGGCGGGTGATGGGCGTGATCAGCCTGCTGCACTTCGGCACGTGGCGGGTCGTGACCCCGCAGGCGCGGCGGCTGACCGAGGCGCTCGCGTCGCGGCTGGGGCACACCCTGGAGCAGCAGGCGGCGCTGGAGCACCTGCGGCACGCCGTGCAGGGCGGGCTGCTGGCGCTGGGCGCGGCGCTGGAGGAACGTGACCTGGAAACCGCCGGGCACACCGCGCGGGTCGTGACGCTCTCCGAACGGCTGGGCGCCCGCCTGGGCCTGGGCGAGACGGCGCTGCACGCCCTGCAGCAGGGCGCGTCCCTGCACGACATCGGCAAGCTGGCCATTCCCGACGCGATCCTCCTGAAGCCCGGCCCGCTGGACGCGCAGGAGTGGGAGGTCATGCAGCACCACGCCGCGCGCGGGCACGACATCGCGCACCGTCTGCAGGGGCTGCTGCCCGCCACGCTGGACGTCATCCGGCATCACCACGAGCACTGGGACGGCAGCGGGTACCCGGACCGCCTGCGCGGCGAGGAGATCCCACTGGCCGCGCGGATCTTCGCGGTGTGCGACGTGTACGACGCCCTGACCCACCCCCGCCCGTACAAGGCCGCGTGGCCGCACGAGCGGGCCGTCGCGGAGATCCGCGCGCGGCGCGGCACGCAGTTCGACCCGCAGGTCGTGGACACCTTCCTGACGCTGATCGAGGCCACGCGCGCCGCGCAGACAGACCCGCCGACAGACGCGCAGGAGCAGCCCCTCAGCCGCTCCTGA
- the pyrE gene encoding orotate phosphoribosyltransferase: MTHADPAALDILDLYRQAGAYHEGHFLLASGRHSPKFLQSTTVLQYPQYTEQIGRALAGALRGAGIDAQLVIGPAMGGVVLAYETARHYGTRAIFAEKDGQGGMKIREAFTLQPGETFVAVEDVLTTGGSVLKAVRAAEAAGGRCVGIACIVDRRADGGDLQGYPLVSLTRLVFDTYPPDEVPAWLAALPLQEI, translated from the coding sequence ATGACCCACGCCGACCCCGCTGCACTTGACATTCTCGACCTGTACCGCCAGGCCGGCGCGTACCACGAGGGGCATTTCCTGCTCGCCTCGGGCCGCCACAGCCCCAAGTTCCTGCAGAGCACCACCGTCCTCCAGTACCCGCAGTACACCGAGCAGATCGGCCGCGCGCTGGCCGGGGCGCTGCGCGGCGCGGGCATCGACGCGCAGCTCGTGATCGGCCCGGCCATGGGCGGCGTCGTCCTCGCGTACGAAACCGCGCGGCACTACGGCACCCGCGCGATCTTCGCCGAGAAGGACGGGCAGGGCGGCATGAAGATCCGCGAGGCCTTCACCCTGCAGCCCGGCGAGACCTTCGTCGCGGTCGAGGACGTCCTCACGACCGGCGGGAGCGTCCTGAAGGCCGTGCGCGCTGCCGAGGCTGCCGGGGGCCGCTGCGTGGGTATCGCCTGCATCGTGGACCGCCGCGCCGACGGCGGCGACCTCCAGGGCTACCCCCTGGTGTCCCTGACCCGACTGGTGTTCGACACCTACCCCCCGGACGAGGTCCCCGCGTGGCTGGCCGCACTGCCCCTGCAGGAAATCTGA
- a CDS encoding ribonuclease H: MNQAFVDASWQEQSGPDGLARGVGGWGLVLLRPGTLPARFQGQLLAPDNNAAEVRAVLEAVRAAPAGEALTVHTDNQAVIASVGRGRGPALLDEDAREVHAEAQARGVTLRVVYAPRTRRHMQSAHDLANDARRGTGAAGLPGVQSDVLIEQRPAQPEARVSLRRPGERVTAHVPLDLNSDVPPSAQALLAAVGLALPGEALLIRRASRVAQALWQRPERALRPAAQAQLHHARRAADENGVQVDFLGTG, from the coding sequence GTGAATCAGGCGTTCGTGGATGCCAGCTGGCAGGAACAATCCGGTCCCGACGGCCTTGCGCGCGGCGTGGGCGGCTGGGGGCTGGTGCTGCTGCGCCCCGGCACGCTCCCCGCACGCTTCCAGGGGCAGCTGCTCGCGCCGGACAACAACGCCGCCGAGGTCCGCGCGGTGCTGGAGGCCGTCCGGGCCGCGCCCGCCGGGGAGGCCCTGACGGTCCACACGGACAATCAGGCGGTGATCGCGTCGGTCGGTCGGGGGCGCGGCCCGGCCCTGCTGGACGAGGACGCCCGCGAGGTGCACGCCGAGGCCCAGGCGCGCGGCGTGACCCTGCGGGTCGTGTACGCGCCCCGCACGCGCCGCCACATGCAGAGTGCCCACGATCTGGCGAACGACGCTCGGCGCGGCACCGGCGCCGCCGGGCTGCCCGGCGTGCAGTCGGACGTGCTGATCGAGCAGCGGCCCGCGCAGCCCGAGGCGCGCGTCAGCCTGCGCCGCCCCGGCGAGCGCGTCACCGCGCACGTCCCGCTGGACCTGAACTCCGACGTGCCACCCAGCGCGCAGGCCCTCCTGGCCGCCGTGGGCCTCGCGCTGCCCGGCGAGGCGCTCCTGATCCGCCGCGCCAGCCGCGTCGCGCAGGCCCTCTGGCAGCGGCCCGAGCGCGCCCTGCGGCCCGCCGCGCAGGCCCAGCTGCACCACGCCCGCCGCGCCGCCGACGAGAACGGCGTGCAGGTGGACTTCCTCGGCACCGGGTAG
- a CDS encoding glycoside hydrolase family 31 protein, which produces MRFSSFAVESGGVSAPGGQGPEVRVWGESDVLVVSAPLPGVLRVRLFPEARANALGFPRMPVKRSFALRPDLPGGVTLNAAELDDDLLVIGGGLSLRLDRASGAWRVSTGSGATERVLVSALGWSGEAPTQRPALDAERFNLRRTRLNLDAQDGAMYLGFGERVGPLDKRGMHLTFWNTDCYPHHTETDPLYVSVPFTTVLQDGRAHGVFVDESWRMEVDVARAHPTELRWASSGPELDVYVLAGPRPADVLRRYADLTGYAPMPPLWALGAAQSRWGYRTADDLRAVIQGYRDRNLPLDSVYVDIDYMDAYKVWTVSGANFPDLRAFVKEAGAQGVKLVPIVDPGVKLEAGYDVYEEAMKGDHLVRTARGDVLVGEVWPDPAVFPDFTRPEVVAWWAGRHKVFADAGIQGQWNDMNEPACFSLRQPRETEGKTLPYDARHGTRTHLEVHNAYANGMSEASRLGYAKFSPQIRPWVLTRAGYAGIQRHATVWTGDNTATWSHLALSLPMIQGLGLSGIPFAAADVGGFAGDTTGELLARWYQAAVGYAFVRNHAALGTADQEPWRFGEAVTDVIRAALELRYRLLPHLYTLAQGATRTALPVMRPLALHWPADEDAAREDTQYLLGEGLLVAPVLRAGHRRRLVYLPAGRWAAVFNLSQFGPIHAGGQHVVADAPLHTLPMYLRAGEAIPVTEAAPHTTSARWERLSWLIHAGPAGFIGQLFEDAGDGHTGGRLTRLVGERQGARLVIRREAEGDTGSFEQRETMHVLGLGHVRAVQGAASFAYEDGVLRLTLPARWQTVTLDLDPDDEDEQGELDALPVD; this is translated from the coding sequence ATGAGGTTCTCTTCGTTCGCGGTGGAGTCGGGTGGGGTGAGTGCGCCGGGTGGGCAGGGGCCGGAGGTGCGCGTGTGGGGCGAGTCGGACGTGCTGGTGGTCAGCGCGCCGCTGCCCGGGGTGCTGCGGGTGCGGCTGTTCCCGGAGGCCCGCGCGAACGCGCTGGGGTTCCCGCGCATGCCGGTCAAGCGGAGTTTCGCGTTGCGGCCCGACCTGCCGGGCGGCGTGACGCTGAACGCCGCTGAACTGGACGACGACCTGCTGGTGATCGGCGGGGGGTTGTCGTTGCGGCTGGACCGCGCGAGTGGCGCGTGGCGGGTCTCGACGGGCAGCGGCGCGACCGAGCGGGTGCTGGTCAGTGCGCTGGGCTGGTCCGGTGAGGCGCCCACGCAGCGGCCCGCGCTGGACGCCGAACGGTTCAACCTGCGCCGCACGCGGCTGAACCTGGACGCCCAGGACGGCGCGATGTACCTGGGCTTCGGGGAGCGGGTGGGGCCGCTGGACAAGCGCGGGATGCACCTGACGTTCTGGAATACCGACTGCTACCCGCACCATACCGAGACGGACCCGCTGTACGTGTCGGTGCCGTTCACGACGGTGCTGCAGGATGGCCGGGCGCACGGGGTGTTCGTGGACGAGTCCTGGCGGATGGAGGTGGACGTGGCGCGCGCGCACCCGACCGAGCTGCGCTGGGCGTCCTCGGGGCCGGAGCTGGACGTGTACGTGCTGGCGGGGCCGCGCCCGGCGGACGTGCTGCGCCGCTACGCGGACCTGACCGGGTACGCGCCCATGCCGCCGCTGTGGGCGCTGGGCGCCGCGCAGAGCCGCTGGGGGTACCGCACGGCGGACGACCTGCGCGCCGTCATCCAGGGCTACCGGGACCGGAATTTGCCGCTGGACAGCGTGTACGTGGATATCGACTACATGGACGCGTACAAGGTCTGGACGGTCAGCGGCGCGAACTTCCCGGACCTGCGGGCCTTCGTGAAGGAGGCGGGCGCGCAGGGCGTGAAGCTCGTGCCGATCGTGGACCCCGGCGTGAAGCTGGAGGCCGGGTACGACGTGTACGAGGAGGCGATGAAGGGCGATCATCTGGTCCGCACGGCGCGCGGGGACGTGCTGGTCGGGGAGGTCTGGCCTGACCCGGCGGTGTTCCCGGACTTCACGCGGCCCGAGGTGGTCGCGTGGTGGGCCGGGCGGCACAAGGTCTTCGCGGACGCCGGGATTCAGGGGCAGTGGAACGACATGAACGAACCCGCGTGCTTCAGCCTGCGCCAGCCGCGCGAGACTGAGGGCAAGACCCTGCCGTACGACGCGCGGCACGGCACCCGCACGCACCTGGAGGTCCACAACGCGTACGCGAACGGCATGAGCGAGGCCAGCCGCCTGGGTTACGCGAAGTTCAGCCCGCAGATCCGCCCGTGGGTGCTGACCCGCGCCGGGTACGCCGGGATTCAGCGGCACGCGACCGTGTGGACCGGGGACAACACCGCCACGTGGTCCCACCTGGCCCTGAGCCTCCCGATGATCCAGGGGCTGGGCCTGAGCGGCATTCCGTTCGCGGCGGCGGACGTGGGCGGCTTCGCGGGGGACACGACCGGGGAGTTGCTGGCCCGCTGGTACCAGGCGGCGGTCGGGTACGCCTTCGTGCGCAACCACGCGGCGCTGGGCACCGCCGACCAGGAACCCTGGCGCTTCGGCGAGGCGGTCACGGACGTGATCCGCGCCGCGCTGGAGCTGCGCTACCGGCTGCTGCCGCACCTGTACACCCTGGCGCAGGGAGCGACCCGCACGGCGCTGCCCGTCATGCGCCCGCTGGCGCTGCACTGGCCCGCCGACGAGGACGCCGCGCGCGAGGACACCCAGTACCTGCTCGGCGAGGGCCTGCTGGTCGCACCGGTCCTGCGGGCCGGGCACCGGCGGCGACTGGTGTACCTCCCGGCCGGGCGCTGGGCGGCGGTGTTCAACCTGTCGCAGTTCGGCCCGATCCACGCGGGCGGGCAGCACGTCGTGGCGGACGCGCCGCTGCACACGCTGCCCATGTACCTGCGCGCCGGTGAGGCCATTCCCGTGACGGAGGCCGCGCCGCACACCACTTCGGCCCGCTGGGAGCGCCTGTCGTGGCTGATCCACGCAGGCCCGGCCGGGTTCATCGGGCAGCTGTTCGAGGACGCCGGGGACGGGCACACGGGCGGGCGCCTGACCCGGCTGGTCGGCGAGCGGCAGGGCGCGCGACTCGTCATCCGCCGCGAGGCCGAGGGCGACACCGGCAGCTTCGAGCAGCGGGAGACCATGCACGTCCTGGGACTGGGGCACGTCCGCGCCGTGCAGGGTGCGGCCAGCTTCGCCTACGAGGACGGTGTGCTGCGCCTGACCCTCCCGGCCCGCTGGCAGACCGTCACCCTGGACCTCGACCCGGACGACGAGGACGAGCAGGGCGAGCTGGACGCCCTCCCGGTGGACTGA
- a CDS encoding DUF1801 domain-containing protein, producing the protein MTGRLMTTHDHDPVGERIEALPGWRGDTLRRVRALIHEALPGVQESVKWAKATSPGVPVWEHAGIICTGESYARAVKLTFPRGASLRDPAGLFNASLDGNARRAIDLPEGATLDDAAFRELIRAAAAANEQAQAARKKPRLT; encoded by the coding sequence ATGACCGGTCGACTGATGACGACCCACGATCACGATCCGGTGGGCGAACGTATCGAGGCGCTGCCCGGCTGGCGCGGCGACACCCTGCGCCGCGTCCGCGCCCTGATCCACGAGGCACTGCCCGGCGTGCAGGAGAGCGTGAAGTGGGCCAAAGCGACCTCGCCCGGCGTGCCGGTGTGGGAGCACGCGGGGATCATCTGCACGGGCGAGAGCTACGCGCGGGCCGTGAAACTCACGTTCCCGCGCGGGGCCAGCCTGCGCGACCCGGCGGGGCTGTTCAACGCCAGCCTGGACGGCAACGCCCGCCGCGCCATCGACCTGCCCGAGGGGGCCACGCTGGACGACGCGGCCTTCCGCGAGCTGATCCGCGCCGCCGCCGCCGCGAACGAGCAGGCGCAGGCGGCCCGGAAGAAGCCCCGCCTGACCTGA
- a CDS encoding VUT family protein, whose translation MTHAPKAALPLLLIALYALSILLANLTLNTFIPLPVYGLLSVGTIFFAAVFTLRDRIHRAGGLNAVYIAIAAALLVNTAVALVTGTPWRFIGASFLAILAGELADTAVYQRLIQRNWWTRVLASNAVSVPLDSVLFNLLAFWGDMPPAQIAQIIFADVVIKYLIAALFAIRVRHAARAA comes from the coding sequence ATGACCCATGCACCCAAGGCGGCGCTGCCGCTGCTGCTGATCGCCCTGTACGCCCTGAGCATCCTGCTGGCGAACCTGACGCTGAACACCTTCATTCCGCTGCCCGTGTACGGCCTGCTGAGCGTCGGCACGATCTTCTTCGCGGCCGTGTTCACGCTGCGTGACCGCATTCACCGCGCGGGCGGCCTGAACGCCGTGTACATCGCCATCGCGGCGGCGCTGCTCGTGAACACCGCCGTGGCACTCGTGACCGGCACGCCGTGGCGGTTCATCGGCGCGAGCTTCCTGGCGATCCTGGCCGGTGAACTCGCGGACACCGCCGTGTACCAGCGGCTCATCCAGCGCAACTGGTGGACCCGCGTCCTGGCAAGCAACGCCGTGAGCGTCCCGCTGGACAGCGTGCTGTTCAACCTGCTGGCCTTCTGGGGCGACATGCCGCCCGCGCAGATCGCGCAGATCATCTTCGCGGACGTCGTGATCAAGTACCTGATCGCCGCGCTGTTCGCCATCCGCGTCCGGCACGCCGCCCGCGCGGCCTGA
- a CDS encoding SDR family oxidoreductase, whose translation MTTVLITGGSRGIGAATARLAAQAGYAVGLGYRQDAQAAAGIVREIEAAGGRALAVQADVGNPDDVERLFDTVQTGLGGLHALVNNAGTLERQARVDELDAARLQRVLSTNVIGAFLCAGAAVRRLSTRHGGPGGVIVNVSSRAAVLGSGGEYVDYAASKGAVDTLTVGLAREVAAEGIRVCGVRPGLIETDIHALGGEPGRVARLAASVPLGRGGTPDEVAQAILWLLSPQAAYVTGTTLDVSGGR comes from the coding sequence ATGACCACCGTCCTCATCACGGGTGGCAGCCGGGGCATCGGCGCGGCCACCGCCCGCCTCGCCGCGCAGGCCGGGTACGCGGTGGGTCTGGGCTACCGCCAGGACGCGCAAGCCGCTGCCGGAATCGTCCGGGAGATCGAGGCCGCCGGAGGCCGCGCGCTGGCCGTCCAGGCCGACGTGGGCAACCCCGACGACGTGGAACGCCTCTTCGACACCGTGCAGACCGGACTGGGGGGCCTGCACGCCCTGGTGAACAACGCCGGGACGCTCGAACGGCAGGCGCGCGTGGACGAACTCGACGCCGCCCGCCTCCAGCGGGTGCTCAGCACGAACGTGATCGGCGCATTCCTCTGCGCGGGCGCGGCTGTCCGGCGACTCTCCACCCGGCACGGCGGGCCGGGCGGCGTGATCGTGAACGTCTCCTCCCGCGCGGCCGTCCTCGGGTCGGGCGGCGAGTACGTCGACTACGCCGCCTCGAAGGGTGCCGTGGACACCCTGACCGTCGGCCTGGCCCGCGAGGTCGCCGCCGAGGGCATCCGCGTGTGCGGCGTCCGCCCCGGCCTGATCGAGACGGACATCCACGCGCTGGGCGGCGAACCGGGTCGCGTGGCGCGGCTCGCCGCCAGCGTCCCCCTGGGCCGCGGCGGCACGCCCGACGAGGTCGCGCAGGCCATCCTCTGGCTGCTGTCCCCGCAGGCGGCGTACGTGACCGGCACCACCCTCGACGTCAGCGGCGGACGCTGA
- a CDS encoding dihydrofolate reductase family protein: MRPLIVTEFVSLDGVYEEHSPWRAPYRPDDGPFKRDELFASGALLLGRTTYEEFAAYWLTATGAFADRMNALPKHVATTRPGPLGWNATALGPDVVADVQALKAQPGGPLLVYGSGTLAQTLLRHGLVDELRLMVFPVVVGHGKRIFDTLEHLPLTLLETRSLGAGVLLLTYGPARP, encoded by the coding sequence GTGCGTCCCCTGATCGTCACCGAATTCGTGTCCCTGGACGGCGTGTACGAGGAACACTCGCCGTGGCGTGCGCCCTACCGCCCGGACGACGGCCCGTTCAAACGCGACGAACTGTTCGCCAGCGGCGCGCTGCTGCTGGGCCGCACCACCTACGAGGAATTCGCGGCCTACTGGCTGACCGCCACCGGTGCGTTCGCGGACCGCATGAACGCCCTGCCCAAACACGTGGCGACCACCCGCCCCGGCCCGCTCGGGTGGAACGCCACCGCGCTGGGGCCGGACGTGGTGGCCGACGTGCAGGCCCTGAAGGCTCAGCCGGGCGGCCCGCTGCTGGTGTACGGCAGCGGCACCCTCGCGCAGACGCTGCTGCGGCACGGACTGGTGGACGAACTGCGCCTGATGGTCTTCCCGGTCGTCGTGGGTCACGGGAAGCGGATCTTCGACACGCTGGAGCACCTCCCCCTGACCCTGCTGGAGACCCGCTCACTGGGCGCGGGCGTCCTCCTGCTCACGTACGGCCCGGCGCGCCCATGA